A single Salvelinus sp. IW2-2015 unplaced genomic scaffold, ASM291031v2 Un_scaffold3858, whole genome shotgun sequence DNA region contains:
- the LOC112076582 gene encoding LOW QUALITY PROTEIN: OX-2 membrane glycoprotein-like (The sequence of the model RefSeq protein was modified relative to this genomic sequence to represent the inferred CDS: inserted 1 base in 1 codon; substituted 1 base at 1 genomic stop codon): MAHVNSYLSILLLFLPEGLSCLVRTQQVVTATLGEDAVLNCELMKPKDMLQVTWQKXDNMASYSKHHSXFVNKDFQRNVEFDDEGLQNCSIVIRGVSRGDESCYKCLFNTYPYGPISGRTCLKVNELYGPSLLITQTNNSHITLSCSATGRPVPIVTWDETEILENSTMASVTHLNGTVTVTITSTLAAFSLPDNNIRVGCMVSLFSGGVTKNVSMVIPAINQASFAG; the protein is encoded by the exons ATGGCTCATGTTAACAGTTACCTTTCTATTCTGCTGCTATTCCTTCCTGAGG GGCTCTCTTGTCTGGTGAGAACACAGCAGGTTGTCACAGCAACCCTGGGAGAAGATGCAGTCTTAAACTGTGAGCTCATGAAACCAAAAGACATGCTGCAAGTCACCTGGCAAA GAGACAATATGGCTTCTTACAGCAAACACCACAGCTGATTTGTTAACAAAGATTTTCAGAGGAACGTGGAGTTTGATGACGAGGGACTGCAGAACTGCTCTATCGTCATCAGAGGAGTGTCAAGAGGAGACGAGTCCTGCTACAAGTGTCTGTTTAACACCTATCCATATGGACCTATCAGTGGCAGGACCTGTCTCAAAGTTAATG AGCTGTATGGACCCTCACTCCTCATCACACAAACCAACAACAGTCACATCACTCTGTCCTGTTCTGCTACTGGACGACCTGTTCCTATAGTAACCTGGGACGAAACAGAAATTCTAGAAAATTCTACAATGGCCAGTGTCACCCATCTCAATGGAACTGTCACTGTCACCATAACTTCTACGCTGGCAGCATTCAGTCTACCTGACAACAACATCAGGGTTGGCTGTATGGTGTCACTGTTCTCTGGAGGTGTCACCAAGAACGTATCTATGGTTATTCCAGCTATAAATCAAGCTTCATTTGCTGGTTAG